One window of Prionailurus bengalensis isolate Pbe53 chromosome B1, Fcat_Pben_1.1_paternal_pri, whole genome shotgun sequence genomic DNA carries:
- the SH3BP2 gene encoding SH3 domain-binding protein 2 isoform X3 — protein sequence MAAEETHWPAPMKAIGAQNLLTMPGGVAKAGYLHKKGGTQLQLLRWPLRFVIIHKRCVYYFKSSTSASPQGAFSLNGYNRVMRAAEETTSNNVFPFKIVHISKKHRTWFFSASSEDERKGWMALLRREIGHFHEKKDLPTDASDSSSDTDSFYGAVERPVDISLSPYPTDNEDYEHEDEDDSYMEPDSPEPVEPEDTLTHPPAYPPPPVPTPRKPVFSDMPRAHSFASKGPSPLLPPPPPKRGLPDASLAPEDSKRDVLGPRRPEPGLRVPTASRRMSDPPLGNLPTMPNLRKPPCFRESPSPSPEPRVPGHGAGSASSSAGVATATSRNCDKLKSFHLSPRGPPTPEPPPVPANKPKFLKMTEEAPPREAARPGLFVPPVAPRPPVLKLPMPEATVRPPVLPRPEKPPLPHLQRSPPDGQSFRSFSFEKPRRLSKPEDTSAEGSDDDYEKVPLPSSVFINTTESYEVERLFKATSPQGEPQDGLYCIRDSSTKSGKVLVVWDESSNKVRNYRIFEKDSRFYLEGEVLFVSVGSLVEHYHTHVLPSHQSLRLQRPYGYTRPR from the exons GGCCCCTGCGCTTTGTCATCATCCATAAGCGATGCGTCTACTACTTCAAGAGCAGCACGTCCGCCTCCCCGCAGGGTGCCTTCTCGCTGAACGGCTATAACCG GGTGATGCGGGCGGCTGAGGAGACGACGTCCAACAATGTCTTCCCCTTCAAGATTGTCCACATCAGCAAGAAGCACCGCACCTGGTTCTTCTCCGCCTCCTCTGAGGATGAGCGCAAG GGCTGGATGGCCTTGCTGCGCAGGGAGATCGGCCACTTCCACGAGAAGAAGGACTTGCCCACAGACGCCAG TGACTCCAGCTCAGACACAGACAGCTTCTATGGTGCAGTCGAGCGGCCTGTGGACATCAGCCTCTCTCCATACCCCACAGACAATGAAG ACTATGAGCATGAGGACGAGGACGACTCATACATGGAGCCGGACTCCCCTGAGCCCGTGGAGCCCGAAG ACACTCTGACCCACCCGCCGGCCTACCCCCCGCCTCCTGTGCCCACGCCCAGGAAGCCAGTCTTCTCCGACATGCCCCGTGCTCACTCCTTTGCCTCCAAGGGCCCGAGCCCTCTgctgccacccccgcccccgaaGCGTGGCCTCCCCGATGCCAGCCTGGCTCCCGAGGACTCCAAGAGGGACGTGCTGGGCCCAAGGCGGCCCGAGCCTGGCCTCAGAGTGCCCACGGCCTCCCGGAGGATGAGCGACCCCCCACTGGGCAACCTGCCAACCATGCCCAACCTCCGGAAACCCCCTTGCTTCCGGgagagccccagccccagcccagagccccgggTCCCTGGCCATGGGGCTGgctctgcctccagctctgctgGCGTGGCCACTGCCACCTCCAGGAACTGTGACAAGCTCAAGTCCTTCCATCTGTCCCCTCGGGGGCCACCCACACCCGAGCCCCCGCCGGTGCCGGCCAACAAGCCCAAGTTCTTGAAGATGACTGAAGAGGCCCCCCCAAGGGAGGCAGCCAGGCCTGGACTCTTTGTACCCCCTGTGGCCCCCAGGCCTCCTGTACTGAAGCTGCCCATGCCCGAGGCCACAGTCCGGCCCCCCGTCCTGCCCAGGCCAGAgaagccacccctcccccacctcca GCGGTCACCCCCTGATGGGCAGAGTTTCCGGAGCTTCTCCTTTGAGAAGCCCCGACGACTCTCGAAGCCTGAGGACACGAGTGCAGAGGGTTCTGACGATGACTATGAGAAG gtgcccctgcccagctctgtcTTTATCAATACCACGGAATCCTACGAAGTGGAAAG GCTGTTCAAAGCCACAAGCCCCCAGGGAGAGCCCCAGGATGGACTCTACTGCATCCGGGATTCCTCCACCAAGTCAGGGAAG GTTCTGGTCGTGTGGGATGAAAGCTCCAACAAAGTGAGGAACTACCGCATCTTTGAGAAG gaCTCTAGGTTTTACCTGGAGGGCGAGGTGCTGTTTGTGAGCGTGGGCAGCCTGGTGGAGCATTACCACACCCACGTGCTGCCCAGCCACCAGAGCCTGCGACTGCAGCGCCCCTACGGCTACACAAGGCCCAGGTGA